Within the Oreochromis niloticus isolate F11D_XX linkage group LG14, O_niloticus_UMD_NMBU, whole genome shotgun sequence genome, the region TGAAGTAtttgtgagtaaaaagtaattaaaattaCAATGGGCTACCCAGTGTGTTGCTGGGTAGGTGGAAGAGAGCGCAGCAGACGACGACTTGGCTCCAGCTCACTGCCCTTGTACTCATTCATTAGTGATGCATTGGTTCTCGCTCGGCCCTCCCATCTCATCAGAAACAGCACCTTTGTGGACAAAGACAGGCTTGTATGGATGTGCCCATTATGTTAATAACAACTCCCCCAGCTTTCACACACAACCACCACCATGAACCAACTTTTTTATGTATAGGGGGCAGATATAGTATCTGTGGCGCACAGGTGCGTATGGCTGAATCCACGAGTCTGACTTCTGAGTGTTGTGCGTGCTTGTACTACCTAGGAGGCTGAATTGACTCCTTGACTTTCAGTGCATGTACTTGCTATTGACTGGAGTGCTTGCTTGGCCTTGGACACTTGTTAATcgtaattaaatgtttttttttttcctttccgcCCCCCTCTTTGTGTCTAGCTGGCAGTGGACAGATGGTACAGATGGACACCAGTAAGTCTGGCTTCGTGGGTTCACAAGTGGAGCTGCGCTGCGTTTTCATCAACAGTAATCCACCAGTCAAGATCTCCCAAGTAACCTGGCAGAAGCTTCTCAATGGCACCAAACAGAATGTGGCCATCGCCAACCCGGCCCTGGGTGTGTCTGTGCTGCCGCCCTTCAAGGAGCGGGTCAGCTTCAAACATGCAGCTGTTCGTCATCGTACTCCCTCATTGGAAGACACCACAATTGTGTTCTCCAACCTGCAGCTGTCCGACGAGGCTGCCTACATTTGCGAGTATACCACATTTCCTGCAGGCAACCGTGAGAACATGGTCAACCTCACTGTGTATGGTAAGAACTGCACTGATTTTAATTCTGCTTTAATCTGTAATTTGAAAGGAACATTTTTTCCTAATCTGGTTTTAGCAAATATAAAGCAGTTCTGTAGGGATCTAAATCTTAGTAATCTAATCGCTCATTGTTTCCCATTCTCCGGGCTTGTGTCTAGAATTTATCTAAAACTTATCTCCAATAAAGCAGTAGCTGaacattcaaaacatgttcTGAATGTATATATGGACCTTTGGGTTTCTCATTAAAACTGTGATCTTTTTCAAAGTGCACCAGAGATTTCATTAATGGCAGTAATATTCCCAAAACGCTGCCTGATAAACATCCATCTTCAAAACATCTACTTTTAAGAAAGCCTAAATTGTGGCGAGATCAAATTATTAAGCTTAATCCACCGAGTGAATGGGAACATTTAAAATGACCAGCTTCTGGGAAACAGAAAGTATGTCTTTAGTCAGTGGAACAACTTGCCTAACCTACTCTGTGAGCTCCTACATGTTGTAGAACAAAGATCCTATGGAAAAACGTTGGGTAACTTTTCCAGTTAAGTATACTACATTTAGAGTCAAGATAAGAGagtaaaaaaccaaaaccaaaacaggtTAAACGTCTGAACATCAGTTAAGGAGTTATTTCCTGGAGCACGCTTATGCTGGTCTGATGAACAATCAAAGGAATGAAAATCCTGTTCTATTGACTTTTTGAAACAGATAAAACAGGGTCAACCTGACAACCTAAGTTAAAGGCTTagtaaaaacatatttacagcTCTTCTCTTCGATGCCCATTGCTACAGGCTGTGTTCTAAAATAGACTGAAAACCGTATACTGGCTGCTTTCTATATGTTTGCTGAAGCTCTCGGTATAACTGTCCTCTTAGTTGTTGAAACTGTAGCAGTTGCAGAGCAGCACCAACAGCCACGTCAATGAATAATATATATGTTGGTGAATTCCATATTAGATTGGCCTAATAGCTtttataaaacaggaaactttcACAGAGGTTAGTTGATAAAAATGGCAGGTGAAATGGAAATCAATAGGAGCACTTCTGAGTGTATAATTTGGCTTGAATAGTAGTGTGGCAAAAAAAGAGTTCTCGAGATGTAGTTTATCTTGGAAAGAGGCAGCTTTGAAAAGGTTGCGTGCTGACTCTGATTAGAGAGCTAATTAGAAATTAAGTGTTGGTTTGTGTTCTATTAAGCACCAGTAAAAGAAACAGCACTTGGCTTAAGTAGTCCCTGTTGCCGGGTCTTCTTAGTCAGCTCCGAGTCCCCGTTTTGTGTCATTTGGCCTCCCAGGACTTTTTAGGCTTCAGTGACTCAGTTTTTAGGCTCAGTGAACATCAGGAACATGTGTGCAGATAACCAACCGGCAGCCTTCAAAGAGGCCTCTTTATAGCCTATCTCTTTCAGTTGTGCATTTGCTCAAGCTCAAGCCTGCCTTTTGATGTACTAAGAGTAGATTTCTGATTGGCAACTCACAAAGGATTGAAATTGGATGACTGCGCATTTGGGTAGGCAAGTGGGTTCTACATCTGAGAGCTTTGAGGAgtgaaggaagaaaaacaatgtTATTTTCATCTCAGCTTCTTAGTTTAATTTACTTCAGGAAATTGATTGTTAGAAAAGCAGACAAGACTAGAcactaaaataaaatggaaagtgaaattaaaaaatCAAGCTCATTCTTGAGTGACTCTTTTCTTCCTGAAAATTAATTTCGCCTTTCTGCTCTGCAGCTCGGCCCATGACACGTATGACCTTGACAACCCCTACGATTGTGGCTAGGGCTCAGAAGCGTAAGATGACAGTTGCAACTTGTGTATCGGCGAATGGAAAGCCCCCAAGCGTGATCAAATGGGATACCAGGTTGAAAGGCGAAGCCACATACCAGGAGACTCGCAACCAGAATGGGACAGTGACGGTCCGGAGCAACTATGTGGTGATTCCGAGCCGCGAGACCCACAAACAGAAGCTCACGTGCATCGTCACGTACCGAAATGAGAAGATCACAGACAGCGTGGTGCTCAACGTCCAGTGTAAGACACCACTCTCCTACTGCTTCACTATTTTTTgtctgtgcttttattttgtcctGCATCCACGTGATGATTTTGTCACCAGATCACACCACTCAGCACAGtttacaccaaaaaaagattAAGGTTAGGAGAAAACAAATGAGTAGTAAACTACAGCGCCAGACTCAGTCTAAGCATGTTGGAAATCTATTTTTCCCAGTTCTATTGACATAACTAATAGAATCAATAATTAATAGAATGACTGAATAAACAATTATTCAAGACAAACACTATTTACAAAAAATTATGTGTTTAGAGAAAAATCAATGCTTAAACAAGACCTGTTTTTCAATGTTGTGTTGGCAAGTGTGCGATGGTTCTTTTACACTGCTGTATTATTTGGATGGCATGACCAAATATTTTAACCTTTCTTCAAGATTCTGGTGTTTTCAagctattattattaatattatttttgcaAAAGTAGGCTTAGGAAATGTTgaaatgtattattatcatcattaaaaagatgaataaataaataaacataaataaaattaaaccaCACAACCAAAACAACAGCCTCCTAGTCTACTTTTAGGGTATATTAACAACAGTTAGTATTTGGTGCAGGGCTTTAGACTCAGTCATTAACAGCTGGCTGGTTCTGCTTTTCAGGTAGATGTAATGCCAGTTTTTGTTGCCACTATTTTCCCTGAAATTTTCAAAGTGAGACTTTGAAACAAGCTCCATTGGAGCCTGTCCTTTTAAACGTTGTGGCAAAATGTATTCTGTCATCTACCAGaaaaaaacttcaaaacacCAGACAAagcttcttctcttctttgtATATTACTTTCTGGCATCTCTGCTCTCTTTTCTTCAACATCCATCTTGGATGTAGGGACAGAGCCAGCGGTTAACTGACTATTATGCTACCTGGCTAGCTAGCATTATCCAGGATGGCATTCAGCTGTATAATTTTATAAATGTGCAGTTATTATCGCTATGATTGCTCATATGTCATAAATTTGCTTTTGCCTTAAGACAGGTAAATGTTCAGTGATGTCTATATAATTGTTAGAACAGTGAGTAATGAGGGTGTTAATAGAATTAATAGGTGTCCTTTCTGAATAAGCACTCCAAAGTGCTCCAGGTGGCCAAAAACGTAATGCAGTTATGTTTGTGTAACTAATACATAAACACAGTTGGCATTTTGTCTGTTTACCAGTAAAGCATTATTTGTATCATGCATCATCTGAAATTATTAGCAGTATACCATTAGATCCTGTGAACTCCTTACACTACTTGTCCATTGAATCTTTTATACGCAGTTTTCATGTGAAGAAGTagattactttttctttttcttttttttagatcaTCTGCTCAAGACGATTTTTGATCCACTGTCTCAAGCTAATATCAGCTGTCTGCTACTTTAAAGTGGATGGGTTTTGAAAGGCAAACTGCTAGTGTCCTTCAGCAAAGGCACAATGATAGAGCAGTGGATTATGTTCCAGAGGGATAACTGACAGGAGTGCTCTTTTCTTGCAGATGAACCCGAGGTGCAGATCGAGGGGTTTGATGGAAACTGGTACCTGAACCGTCAGAATGTTCAGCTGACCTGCAGGGCTGATGCTAACCCCCCTGTCACGATCTACCAGTGGAAACTGTAAGTATGGCTAAACCGTAACAAAACCCCTTGAGGCTCAGAGGACGAGGCTGCAAGGATACATGCTGTTTTTCTCAGGTTAAATTTctaggggagaaaaaaaaaagttttatagaGGGCTTACTAATGCAAAGGGAGGCAATTTCACCAAATGGTCAAAGTGAACATTTGTTTCAAGGCATATATACAAGAAAGTAatcttcaaagataaaaacgCTGCCCCTTCCTCCATCCTCTCCAGAAATGTGTCtcagtttatttgtttgtttagaaAACATGTAATGAAGATAAGACTAGGACCTAAGGCAGAGCACAATGGGCCTATTACAGCAGCAACATATACCCCTATCTCCCCGATGGTCACAGATAGTGGGAGATAAATGCAAACAGAACACCATTTGCTTTGCTTTTGGGGTTGTGCTTTGAAGTCGGAGGGCCAGGATGCAGGTAGAGGGGTGAGAAAGCATCTTTGTTAGTGCTGTTGTGTTCTCTGAAGGGCACAGATGCAGCGGTTTGTCCCCGAGACAGTGAAGAGAGGGCTGAAACTGAAGCTGAAGTGGGAGCCATGGATTAAGCCCACATACCGCAGGCCTGACATCAGGGCTTTCGCCTGAGAGCCTACCACTGAAAATACAAAGGCTagaacagacacaaacatgatttcGAGCTGTGGGAGAATTGCTAAGTAACCTCAGGTTTGATCTGCTCTGAGGAACAGCATAAAAAGTGGGCTTACAGAAATAATGAATATAAGTACTGagatataaaagaaataaaagtgaatgcatAACTGCCATAATTTCGACTGATCAAACCCCTCACTGCCTTTGAATATCAGATGcaagtaccaaaaaaaaaaaagacgaggAAAGAATAAAGAAGTAAAGTGGGTGCGGTTCTTCGGATATAAAGAGTATCACCTTTTTAAATTCAAGTATTATATTATAAAATTGAGAGATAAATGTAGCAATTTGTCCTTTAATTGCTTAGTAAAAGAAAGGTTGAGAAATATGTCAGTGGACTTGAGTGGATGTGGATTAATAGACCATTGTGCCCTCATTGTATCTACTCTACAGACGACTGTTGGATTTTAATGAGACAGAAGGGGTTTCTTTTTCTCCCGTTCTGTCTTATTCATAGATTTAGCTTTCAGGGCAGAAAGACTGATACGTACTGATATATAGACATAGCAGCAGAAGACGAAGACAAAATGGATATTCTGTTTGGCCTgtttgggtttatttttttatcagaaGCAAGGCGAGATTTAGGGAGATAGAGGAAGATAGGAAGAGAAGAGGAGGCGAAGAGGAAGAGATGTTAAGAGATGTGATCTAGAAAGACGAGGGCACTGTGCTGACAGATAGGAGAGGACGGCCATTGCTGCACTGAAAATGAGATGCCAAATCTGTTGTGAAGGTTCCCCTGGGCTCCACTGTGGAGGTCAGCACAAGGCTGTGACGGAACGATCCAGAACAAGCTGGCAGGATTGCGTCACACTCAACTCCAAACACAGAGATCTAAAATGGGATTGCAGCAAATATCAACAAGAATTCAATATATAaattccaagaaaaaaaaactacatataAGGATAATTTTatctattttcattttgtgttgtgttcaATTTACTGTTGGAactataattaaaaaaagtttgCTTTTACTTTGCACAATCACTTTCTGCCTTCATATATAGTCCTTGAGGAAAGCATCGAAGcctctttgattttttttttctcctgttctTAGAGCACAATGCCAGAGCTATTTCTCAAAATGGGTTAATGGGGAGCTTCACTCAAGTAGCTCAGCTAAAAAAAGGAATGCATCCTGTATGaactgtgttgtttgtttttgaaatgtttgttcatACGGCATCATTTCTGGAGTCTGTTTTAAGTGCACACAGCAGTTTTGAGTGGGCATTAGAACAATAAGTGCAGGAAAGGTGAGCTAGAAACATGGCTATTCTTTCATACATTCAATTCACTACAGTTATaagatgtttttaaaagaaaagaaagtattTCAAGCAGACACATCATTTCccgtaaaaaataaaatctgtatTATTTAAAGTAGACTGCTGCATTCCACGGCGTGATTGCTGCAGACTTAATTAGCCAGCTTACTTATCTGTATTGTGAAAAATGTGATTCTATTAGTCATGTCAATGAAAGGCCACAATAAAACAACTGTTGGTTACATTTTTTAGTCACCAGTCAGTGTGAATAAAACCTGGACAGCCCTCTGTCGTTGGAATTTAGTTTGTCCACTGGTACATTGCACAAAAAAATGGTCTCAAAagttgaaggaaaaacaaaagaaaaaacattttgtaaatgatcaTGGATTAGAGACCAATACTGGTGGATAACTTTAAGCAAACTAAAGACAAACTAAATTCCAATGACAGAAGACTCCTGTATATCCTACTGGCCGCAAGTAAAAAGCCTCTTACGAGAAGATGGCTAAAACCTGAACCACCAACGATGGAAGACTGGATACATTCTGTACAAGATATCTATACGATGGAAAAAGTGTCATTTTCTCTTAAACTTCAGAGGGATACCTTCTACAGAATATGGTCTAAATGGACAGACTATGTTAAGCATATGAGGTGTGATTTTATAGAAGATATTATAACCTGCCCTGCTGCCCTCCAACCCTagtccccctttttttttttcctctctcttttttctttttttttcttcttcttctttcttcttttttttaatatataacttaaaaatgtaacagcaaAGAAAGTGTAAAAAGGCATACAATTGTTTTGTTCAACTGCTGTCCCAATaaaatagataataataataataaaaaaaaaaaacctggacAGCCCTCTAAATTATATTTAAGTTGTATAACAGCTTTGTACAACTACTTCTGCTTAAGCACTTAGTAAATATCGCTCCTGTTGCCTGGGGTTTCTCCAAAAGAATAACATTTCACATTACACAAACTTAAATAATAAGCGGACAGATGTGTGATTAAAAAGAGCAATCCTGttaatttcttcttttaactAACATTAGGTTGTGATCTTATCAGTTTCCTATTACCTGTCCCATTAATTATTGGTggtatgttttttttacctcCACACAATGTTGTTAGTTGTTAGTTCCTGATTGGCATACTGTCCACTCACACCCACACctatatgcacacacacgtaTCATATATATGCGTGAGCATTACTGGCTAGCCAGTGAATAGAGAATATACATAACTCGTAAGTTGTTTGTTAGTCTTTCATTTTTCTGGTTccgcacacacgtgcacacgcGACACGCATTCAAATGTCTGACACAAATGCAGACATCTTCGGTAGTGGTAGAGTCCGTGGTGAATCACAGTTTGCCGGCCTTTCATTTCTGCAACAAATCAATTGGGCTTTGCAGAACTCAGCATTTGATAGCAGCTCACAAGGTAACTGATTATTGAATCGTGACATACTGTATTGAGGGTTGTTTGCGGCTCCATTGCAATTGCTTTGCCAAGGTGGCCAATGAAAACAGCTCAGCCGTAGCTCTTTCTATTACTTTTGTTCTGAACTATGGACTTTTTGTTGCTACAAAAATATGCTGtggtatttttttcatttttattttgccttgttttcacattttcttctgTCAGATAAATTTAGCCACACGCAGATCAGCTATTTGTACTTAACGTTTTTATTAAATACCTTGTCGTCGGTGTGTCGTAGGCCCTGTCATTGCAGAGCCTTGTTAAAAGCCTGCTAAGTGAACCTCAAGTGCTTGATGTGTGACCATTGTGAGCATGAAACTTAATATTGTTGCCTCACCGtgatgttattttgtttttctctcactgTAATGAATAGGAACACTACATTGTTTTTGATGTTCTTGCACGCCTGCGCTTCACAGTGTGCCTGTCTGAGCCCACAGTAGTGGAGGAAATCTTTGCAGCAATCCTTATTGATTAAAGAAGCACCAACAACCAGCAGCTCACCTCAGTCAGACCAGGGGGCTCTTTAATATTATCgt harbors:
- the nectin1b gene encoding nectin 1b isoform X8; this translates as MAVYVGIWALLLALNIQAGSGQMVQMDTSKSGFVGSQVELRCVFINSNPPVKISQVTWQKLLNGTKQNVAIANPALGVSVLPPFKERVSFKHAAVRHRTPSLEDTTIVFSNLQLSDEAAYICEYTTFPAGNRENMVNLTVYARPMTRMTLTTPTIVARAQKRKMTVATCVSANGKPPSVIKWDTRLKGEATYQETRNQNGTVTVRSNYVVIPSRETHKQKLTCIVTYRNEKITDSVVLNVQYEPEVQIEGFDGNWYLNRQNVQLTCRADANPPVTIYQWKLLNGSLPSNVEIKNNTLFFKGPVTYDLAGTYVCDATNGIGTRTGIVDVNITEKPMAQGPPGGVIGILGGVVAIGLIIGVAVTVVMVHRRQQKTRTETDNDLTDLPPVHKPAPPPPKKKNSDMKGHLTSDDIQNSGHKDCDVQYAELDTAALASSPSPRSSAHTGPGDLVEYATIQPSSH
- the nectin1b gene encoding nectin 1b isoform X4 produces the protein MAVYVGIWALLLALNIQAGSGQMVQMDTSKSGFVGSQVELRCVFINSNPPVKISQVTWQKLLNGTKQNVAIANPALGVSVLPPFKERVSFKHAAVRHRTPSLEDTTIVFSNLQLSDEAAYICEYTTFPAGNRENMVNLTVYARPMTRMTLTTPTIVARAQKRKMTVATCVSANGKPPSVIKWDTRLKGEATYQETRNQNGTVTVRSNYVVIPSRETHKQKLTCIVTYRNEKITDSVVLNVQYEPEVQIEGFDGNWYLNRQNVQLTCRADANPPVTIYQWKLLNGSLPSNVEIKNNTLFFKGPVTYDLAGTYVCDATNGIGTRTGIVDVNITEKPMAQGPPGGVIGILGGVVAIGLIIGVAVTVVMVHRRQQKTRTETDNDLIAVAAVADSCVTQGPEKPESPTRTDLPPVHKPAPPPPKKKNSDMKGHLTSDDIQDSGRHPEEPLNPAEYMSYQRVCNMEQFPESQPAPAYPPVTFLPQHPYTQHPSNEPMYSNTSFPTHGPRAPFTFPKEQSV
- the nectin1b gene encoding nectin 1b isoform X7 — protein: MAVYVGIWALLLALNIQAGSGQMVQMDTSKSGFVGSQVELRCVFINSNPPVKISQVTWQKLLNGTKQNVAIANPALGVSVLPPFKERVSFKHAAVRHRTPSLEDTTIVFSNLQLSDEAAYICEYTTFPAGNRENMVNLTVYARPMTRMTLTTPTIVARAQKRKMTVATCVSANGKPPSVIKWDTRLKGEATYQETRNQNGTVTVRSNYVVIPSRETHKQKLTCIVTYRNEKITDSVVLNVQYEPEVQIEGFDGNWYLNRQNVQLTCRADANPPVTIYQWKLLNGSLPSNVEIKNNTLFFKGPVTYDLAGTYVCDATNGIGTRTGIVDVNITEKPMAQGPPGGVIGILGGVVAIGLIIGVAVTVVMVHRRQQKTRTETDNDLIAVAAVADSCVTQGPEKPESPTRTDLPPVHKPAPPPPKKKNSDMKGHLTSDDIQNSGHKDCDVQYAELDTAALASSPSPRSSAHTGPGDLVEYATIQPSSH
- the nectin1b gene encoding nectin 1b isoform X2; the encoded protein is MAVYVGIWALLLALNIQAGSGQMVQMDTSKSGFVGSQVELRCVFINSNPPVKISQVTWQKLLNGTKQNVAIANPALGVSVLPPFKERVSFKHAAVRHRTPSLEDTTIVFSNLQLSDEAAYICEYTTFPAGNRENMVNLTVYARPMTRMTLTTPTIVARAQKRKMTVATCVSANGKPPSVIKWDTRLKGEATYQETRNQNGTVTVRSNYVVIPSRETHKQKLTCIVTYRNEKITDSVVLNVQYEPEVQIEGFDGNWYLNRQNVQLTCRADANPPVTIYQWKLLNGSLPSNVEIKNNTLFFKGPVTYDLAGTYVCDATNGIGTRTGIVDVNITEKPMAQGPPGGVIGILGGVVAIGLIIGVAVTVVMVHRRQQKTRTETDNDLTDLPPVHKPAPPPPKKKNSDMKGHLTSDDIQVVHLDKEEEMQKLPLQPPYYDMAPSESTPFTDKPDSGRHPEEPLNPAEYMSYQRVCNMEQFPESQPAPAYPPVTFLPQHPYTQHPSNEPMYSNTSFPTHGPRAPFTFPKEQSV
- the nectin1b gene encoding nectin 1b isoform X5, yielding MAVYVGIWALLLALNIQAGSGQMVQMDTSKSGFVGSQVELRCVFINSNPPVKISQVTWQKLLNGTKQNVAIANPALGVSVLPPFKERVSFKHAAVRHRTPSLEDTTIVFSNLQLSDEAAYICEYTTFPAGNRENMVNLTVYARPMTRMTLTTPTIVARAQKRKMTVATCVSANGKPPSVIKWDTRLKGEATYQETRNQNGTVTVRSNYVVIPSRETHKQKLTCIVTYRNEKITDSVVLNVQYEPEVQIEGFDGNWYLNRQNVQLTCRADANPPVTIYQWKLLNGSLPSNVEIKNNTLFFKGPVTYDLAGTYVCDATNGIGTRTGIVDVNITETPVRSHDDTTHVPQEQHNAGVAIGGAVGGVALLGLAAILLFIFLRRRQRTFKGDYSTKKHVFGNGYSKAGGLPTHPPIPKNLQYPDDSDEEKKPAQIGTTGGFEAGDRDFDAESDLKRPYFTVDEGESRDYDERTLAFQYEPESEIADDMISQTDGSVISKKEWYV
- the nectin1b gene encoding nectin 1b isoform X6, with amino-acid sequence MAVYVGIWALLLALNIQAGSGQMVQMDTSKSGFVGSQVELRCVFINSNPPVKISQVTWQKLLNGTKQNVAIANPALGVSVLPPFKERVSFKHAAVRHRTPSLEDTTIVFSNLQLSDEAAYICEYTTFPAGNRENMVNLTVYARPMTRMTLTTPTIVARAQKRKMTVATCVSANGKPPSVIKWDTRLKGEATYQETRNQNGTVTVRSNYVVIPSRETHKQKLTCIVTYRNEKITDSVVLNVQYEPEVQIEGFDGNWYLNRQNVQLTCRADANPPVTIYQWKLLNGSLPSNVEIKNNTLFFKGPVTYDLAGTYVCDATNGIGTRTGIVDVNITEKPMAQGPPGGVIGILGGVVAIGLIIGVAVTVVMVHRRQQKTRTETDNDLTDLPPVHKPAPPPPKKKNSDMKGHLTSDDIQDSGRHPEEPLNPAEYMSYQRVCNMEQFPESQPAPAYPPVTFLPQHPYTQHPSNEPMYSNTSFPTHGPRAPFTFPKEQSV
- the nectin1b gene encoding nectin 1b isoform X3 yields the protein MAVYVGIWALLLALNIQAGSGQMVQMDTSKSGFVGSQVELRCVFINSNPPVKISQVTWQKLLNGTKQNVAIANPALGVSVLPPFKERVSFKHAAVRHRTPSLEDTTIVFSNLQLSDEAAYICEYTTFPAGNRENMVNLTVYARPMTRMTLTTPTIVARAQKRKMTVATCVSANGKPPSVIKWDTRLKGEATYQETRNQNGTVTVRSNYVVIPSRETHKQKLTCIVTYRNEKITDSVVLNVQYEPEVQIEGFDGNWYLNRQNVQLTCRADANPPVTIYQWKLLNGSLPSNVEIKNNTLFFKGPVTYDLAGTYVCDATNGIGTRTGIVDVNITEKPMAQGPPGGVIGILGGVVAIGLIIGVAVTVVMVHRRQQKTRTETDNDLIAVAAVADSCVTQGPEKPESPTRTDLPPVHKPAPPPPKKKNSDMKGHLTSDDIQVVHLDKEEEMQKLPLQPPYYDMAPSESTPFTDKPNSGHKDCDVQYAELDTAALASSPSPRSSAHTGPGDLVEYATIQPSSH